In the Kribbella sp. NBC_00482 genome, one interval contains:
- a CDS encoding superoxide dismutase family protein yields MTGTVRGVLAVVGVLGAVGAFWAVGAIAGPAADAQGRPPGVPRGEVAIPLAGESDVATSNGPLRVLAPHGPFERGRAVVVMRSQGARTTVRLKVTGVGRTAAGRTFGAHLHTGPCVAGDGAAAGPHYNTDVINGRKPVRADHEREIWLDFTVSPSGAANASASVPFAPKPGDRSIVIHEHATDHHGTAGARLACLPLAWN; encoded by the coding sequence ATGACAGGAACTGTGCGCGGTGTGCTCGCTGTGGTCGGAGTGCTAGGGGCAGTCGGAGCGTTCTGGGCGGTCGGCGCGATCGCCGGGCCGGCGGCGGACGCACAGGGTCGGCCGCCCGGCGTACCGCGGGGTGAAGTCGCGATCCCACTGGCAGGGGAGTCCGACGTGGCGACGAGCAACGGGCCGCTGCGTGTGCTGGCGCCACACGGGCCGTTCGAGCGTGGACGGGCGGTGGTCGTGATGAGGTCGCAGGGCGCGCGAACCACCGTTCGCCTGAAAGTGACCGGAGTCGGGCGTACGGCGGCCGGCCGCACGTTCGGCGCCCACCTGCACACCGGCCCGTGCGTGGCCGGCGACGGCGCCGCCGCCGGACCGCACTACAACACCGACGTGATCAACGGCCGCAAGCCGGTACGCGCCGACCACGAGCGCGAGATCTGGCTCGACTTCACCGTCAGCCCGAGCGGCGCAGCGAACGCGTCGGCCTCCGTACCCTTCGCGCCGAAACCAGGCGACCGATCCATCGTCATTCACGAACACGCGACCGACCACCACGGCACCGCCGGCGCCCGCCTCGCCTGCCTCCCGCTGGCCTGGAACTAG
- a CDS encoding LysE family translocator, giving the protein MDVSVVLGFLVAVFLVSVVPGPDMLFIVANAAVGGRRTGVVAAAGMSTGLAVHSVAAALGLGALIQAAPQVLNGVRIAGAAFLLYLAYLTWRASREEFGAPEDAPQLPQRTLRRTYLMATLTNLANPKVILFYLAFVPQFITTGSGSWPVTVQFLVLGAVFILVGFPVDASAALLAGTLTERFFRTGSRIRRRLERVTAAIFAGLAARLAIDIH; this is encoded by the coding sequence ATGGACGTCTCGGTGGTGCTCGGATTCCTTGTCGCGGTCTTCCTGGTCAGCGTCGTACCAGGACCGGACATGCTGTTCATCGTCGCGAACGCGGCGGTCGGCGGACGTCGTACCGGGGTCGTCGCGGCGGCCGGGATGTCGACGGGCCTGGCAGTGCACAGCGTCGCGGCAGCACTCGGGCTGGGTGCGTTGATCCAGGCGGCGCCGCAGGTCCTGAACGGCGTACGGATCGCGGGAGCGGCGTTCCTGCTCTACCTGGCCTATCTGACCTGGCGTGCGAGCCGGGAGGAGTTCGGGGCGCCTGAGGACGCGCCGCAGTTGCCCCAGCGGACGCTGCGCCGGACGTACCTGATGGCGACCCTCACCAATCTGGCGAATCCGAAGGTGATCCTGTTCTACCTCGCATTCGTACCGCAGTTCATCACGACCGGGAGCGGTAGCTGGCCGGTGACGGTCCAGTTCCTGGTGCTCGGGGCGGTGTTCATCCTGGTCGGTTTCCCCGTCGACGCGAGCGCGGCGCTGCTGGCCGGGACGCTCACCGAGAGGTTCTTCCGTACCGGGAGCAGGATCCGCCGGCGGCTCGAGCGCGTCACGGCGGCGATCTTCGCGGGGCTCGCAGCCCGACTCGCCATCGACATCCACTGA
- a CDS encoding sensor histidine kinase, protein MVGQALRPVERIRGRVQRIGTRDLTERVPVPQTRDEIARLAVTMNEMLDRLETGQATQRAFVADASHELRSPLATLTAALEVIEADTTGQAWHELRQVMASETDRMRQLVEDLLLLAKADDTGIRMRQVDVDLDDLVAAEIQRLRSSAPDLTVTGDVHPVRVVGDPARLSQVLRNLVDNAARAAHTKVHLATAEQNGSAIITVSDDGDGIPEQDRQRVFERFVRLDTSRSRASGGSGLGLSIAREITRAHNGTITLTSSDTGGTTASVSLPN, encoded by the coding sequence ATGGTCGGGCAGGCGCTGCGGCCGGTGGAACGGATCCGCGGCCGGGTGCAGCGCATCGGGACCCGGGACCTGACCGAGCGGGTCCCGGTGCCGCAGACCCGGGACGAGATCGCGCGGCTCGCGGTGACGATGAACGAGATGCTCGACCGGCTGGAGACCGGGCAGGCGACGCAGAGGGCGTTCGTGGCGGACGCCAGCCACGAGTTGCGGTCGCCGCTGGCCACTCTGACGGCGGCGCTGGAGGTCATCGAGGCGGACACCACCGGGCAGGCGTGGCACGAGCTGCGTCAGGTGATGGCGTCCGAGACCGACCGGATGCGGCAGTTGGTCGAGGACCTCCTGCTACTCGCGAAGGCCGACGACACCGGGATCCGGATGCGGCAGGTCGACGTGGATCTCGACGACCTGGTCGCGGCCGAGATCCAGCGGCTGCGGAGTTCGGCGCCTGACCTGACGGTGACGGGCGACGTCCATCCGGTCCGGGTCGTCGGCGATCCGGCCCGCTTGAGCCAGGTACTGCGGAACCTCGTCGACAACGCCGCCCGCGCCGCACACACCAAGGTGCACCTGGCCACGGCCGAGCAGAACGGGTCCGCGATCATCACGGTGTCGGACGACGGCGATGGAATCCCCGAGCAGGACCGGCAGCGCGTCTTCGAACGCTTCGTCCGCCTGGACACCAGCCGCTCCCGCGCGAGCGGCGGCTCCGGCCTCGGCCTGTCCATCGCCCGCGAAATCACCCGGGCCCACAACGGCACCATCACCCTGACCTCCTCAGATACCGGCGGCACAACGGCCAGCGTCTCCCTCCCGAACTGA
- a CDS encoding LysR family transcriptional regulator produces the protein MDERQLRVLREVGELGSVTAAAEALLVTPSAISQQLRLLQRSMPVPLTERDGRRVVLTAAGRALAGAAADVESALARARQVVDDFAEQPDAVVSVAAFHSAAAAFFPSLLRAGDGPRVSLHDEDVPQDEFPPLTREYDVVLAHRLDHADAWPRTVAVTPLLHEPLDVAVPADHRLASKRSLSPRDVADEPWITVHDGFPLMATIEAIGAAANHRLELVHRVNEFTVVTELVAAGAGLALIPRWTARSHPGVVLLPMRGVHARRHIDALHRPERTARRAVRTTLANLQAAAATVRKPSA, from the coding sequence ATGGACGAACGACAGTTGCGGGTGCTCCGGGAAGTCGGCGAGCTGGGCAGCGTGACAGCGGCCGCGGAGGCGCTGCTCGTGACGCCGTCGGCGATCTCACAACAGCTGCGATTGCTGCAGCGGTCAATGCCAGTGCCCCTGACCGAACGCGACGGCCGCCGGGTCGTGCTCACAGCGGCCGGGCGCGCGTTGGCCGGGGCGGCTGCGGACGTGGAGTCAGCGCTGGCGCGGGCCCGGCAGGTGGTCGATGACTTTGCCGAGCAGCCGGATGCGGTCGTGTCGGTCGCCGCGTTCCACAGCGCGGCCGCGGCGTTCTTCCCGTCGCTGTTGCGGGCGGGGGACGGGCCGCGGGTCAGCCTGCACGATGAGGATGTGCCGCAGGACGAGTTCCCACCGTTGACCCGGGAGTACGACGTGGTGCTGGCGCATCGGCTGGATCATGCCGACGCCTGGCCGCGGACCGTTGCGGTCACGCCGTTGCTGCATGAGCCGTTGGACGTCGCCGTACCTGCTGATCATCGGTTGGCGTCGAAGCGCTCGCTGTCGCCGCGGGACGTGGCGGACGAGCCGTGGATCACGGTGCACGACGGGTTTCCGTTGATGGCGACGATCGAGGCGATCGGGGCGGCGGCCAACCACCGGCTCGAACTGGTCCACCGCGTGAACGAGTTCACCGTGGTCACCGAGCTGGTTGCCGCAGGTGCCGGGCTGGCGCTGATCCCGCGCTGGACGGCCCGTTCGCATCCGGGCGTCGTACTCCTTCCGATGCGGGGCGTGCACGCGCGGCGGCACATCGATGCCCTTCATCGGCCGGAGCGGACTGCTCGGCGGGCGGTGCGCACGACACTCGCCAACCTTCAGGCCGCGGCGGCGACAGTACGGAAGCCGAGTGCTTGA
- a CDS encoding response regulator transcription factor, with the protein MRVLMVEDELRLADTVHRGLTDAGFLVELVHDGENAVWAATEHNYDVIVLDIMLPKLNGYRVLELLRARGIWTPVLMLTAKDGEYDQTDAFDLGADDYLTKPFSFLVLVARLRALIRRGGPERPVVLTAGDLTLDVSRRRVERDGREITLTPREYGLLEFLMRHRGDTVSKAEILAGVWDPAFDGDPNVVEVYVRYLRKKIDTPFARHAIETIRGMGYRMNPEGG; encoded by the coding sequence ATGCGAGTGCTGATGGTCGAGGACGAACTGCGGCTGGCCGACACGGTGCACCGTGGGCTGACCGACGCCGGCTTCCTGGTGGAGCTGGTACACGACGGCGAGAACGCGGTGTGGGCCGCGACCGAGCACAACTACGACGTGATCGTGCTGGACATCATGTTGCCGAAGCTGAACGGGTACCGGGTGCTCGAACTGCTGCGGGCGCGCGGGATCTGGACGCCGGTGCTGATGCTGACCGCGAAGGACGGCGAGTACGACCAGACCGACGCCTTCGATCTCGGCGCGGACGACTACCTGACCAAGCCGTTCAGCTTCCTGGTCCTGGTCGCTCGGCTGCGGGCGCTGATCCGGCGCGGCGGCCCGGAGCGCCCGGTGGTGCTGACGGCCGGCGACCTGACGCTCGACGTGTCCCGGCGGCGGGTGGAGCGCGACGGGCGGGAGATCACGCTCACGCCCCGCGAGTACGGGCTCCTGGAGTTCCTGATGCGGCACCGCGGGGACACCGTCAGCAAGGCGGAGATCCTGGCCGGGGTCTGGGACCCGGCCTTCGACGGCGACCCGAACGTCGTCGAGGTCTACGTCCGGTACCTGCGGAAGAAGATCGACACCCCGTTCGCCCGGCACGCCATCGAGACCATCCGCGGGATGGGCTACCGAATGAACCCAGAGGGCGGCTGA
- a CDS encoding HNH endonuclease signature motif containing protein — protein sequence MAILDERPVWSMSGGEKLSALDAAHAEIARLQVRCLHLSAGLDADGYAQEIGARDTVQLLSVRYRLDPADVRRDLRLARALPKYQAVTAALGTGRPADSESARTTMNLGQANAIVSALEKVPTSAGVPVEDLRVAEEAMVEAAGLLPPADLRTLGKEMRERLDTDGPEPRGDEDAASSREALWIKPADRGVSFGGYLADENAELFQTLIFAGAKPHKTPDGERDPRPRSKRQADALTAILTTAAGAGSAVPGHGEIKPHITVTIDLEDLKGATDTRGRGDLVHGDTLSAAAVRRLACDAGIIPLVLGSNSEPLDVGAEHRFVTRAIRQALNARDKGCIACGAPPAMSEAHHITHWADGGPTSLENLALLCKRDHINVHRGHLTIHPNNGHPTINRPTWSDPDPPPALAHPA from the coding sequence ATGGCGATCTTGGATGAGCGGCCGGTCTGGTCGATGAGCGGCGGCGAGAAGCTGTCGGCTCTCGACGCGGCGCACGCCGAGATCGCCCGTCTCCAGGTGCGCTGCCTGCACCTGTCGGCCGGCCTCGACGCCGACGGCTATGCCCAGGAGATCGGCGCCCGCGACACCGTGCAACTGCTCTCGGTCCGCTACCGTCTGGATCCCGCCGACGTACGCCGGGACCTCCGCCTGGCTCGCGCCTTGCCCAAGTACCAGGCCGTGACCGCGGCCCTCGGCACCGGTCGCCCGGCCGACTCCGAGAGCGCCCGGACGACGATGAACCTGGGACAGGCCAACGCGATCGTGTCGGCACTCGAGAAGGTGCCGACTTCGGCCGGCGTGCCGGTCGAGGATCTGCGCGTCGCCGAGGAGGCCATGGTCGAGGCAGCCGGCCTGCTCCCGCCGGCCGACCTGCGCACTCTCGGCAAGGAGATGCGCGAACGGCTCGACACCGACGGCCCCGAACCCCGCGGCGACGAGGATGCGGCGTCCTCCCGTGAGGCTCTGTGGATCAAGCCCGCCGATCGCGGCGTCAGCTTCGGCGGCTACCTCGCCGACGAGAACGCCGAACTCTTCCAGACCCTGATCTTCGCCGGCGCCAAACCGCACAAGACCCCCGACGGCGAGCGCGACCCGCGTCCGCGCAGCAAGCGGCAGGCCGACGCCCTCACAGCGATCCTCACGACCGCTGCGGGCGCCGGATCCGCCGTGCCGGGCCACGGAGAGATCAAGCCACACATCACCGTCACCATCGACCTGGAAGACCTCAAGGGCGCCACCGACACCCGCGGCCGCGGCGACCTGGTCCACGGCGACACGCTCTCTGCCGCAGCCGTACGACGACTCGCCTGCGACGCCGGCATCATCCCCCTGGTCCTCGGCTCCAACTCCGAGCCCCTCGACGTCGGAGCCGAACACCGCTTCGTCACCCGCGCTATCCGCCAGGCTCTCAACGCCCGCGACAAAGGCTGCATCGCCTGCGGCGCACCGCCGGCCATGTCTGAGGCCCACCACATCACCCACTGGGCCGACGGCGGCCCCACCTCCCTCGAAAACCTCGCCCTCCTGTGCAAACGCGATCACATCAACGTCCACCGGGGCCACCTCACCATCCACCCGAACAACGGCCACCCCACCATCAACCGCCCCACCTGGTCCGACCCCGACCCACCCCCCGCCCTGGCCCACCCGGCCTGA
- a CDS encoding DMT family transporter — MPGSRRTDLVLLLVAVVWGSSYLAAKTATSSAPVLTVLFLRYGISGLALVPLVRGITRKELKAGLILGLTQASVLVLETYGVTHTSAANAGLIISLTLVLTPLLDGRGLPPRFYLAAGVCMVAVGLLMSADGLHSPGTGDLLMLAAAVVRAGHVTLVGRLSVGVRPLQLTTVQTLVGTAMFVVPAVPHLPTHAGVGTWLQMVYLALFCSVFAFLAQTWAVQRTSASRASLLLGTEPIWAVAIGISLGNERLTVPAVIGAALMLVGTTWGQSIERAHRESAPERIHRADAAAAG, encoded by the coding sequence GTGCCCGGATCCCGCCGTACCGATCTCGTCCTGCTGCTGGTCGCCGTCGTCTGGGGTTCGAGCTATCTCGCCGCCAAGACCGCGACCAGCAGCGCACCGGTGCTGACTGTGCTGTTCCTCCGCTACGGCATCTCCGGGCTCGCCCTTGTCCCGTTGGTTCGCGGCATCACCCGGAAGGAGCTGAAGGCCGGGCTGATCCTCGGCCTCACGCAGGCGTCGGTCCTGGTGCTGGAGACGTACGGCGTGACGCACACCAGCGCCGCCAACGCCGGACTGATCATCAGCCTCACGCTGGTCCTCACGCCGCTGCTCGACGGTCGCGGGCTGCCGCCGCGGTTCTATCTCGCGGCCGGGGTCTGCATGGTCGCCGTCGGACTGCTGATGTCCGCCGACGGCCTCCACTCCCCCGGCACCGGCGACCTGCTCATGCTCGCCGCCGCCGTCGTCCGCGCGGGTCACGTCACCCTCGTCGGACGGCTCTCCGTCGGTGTGCGCCCGTTGCAGTTGACGACAGTCCAGACCCTCGTCGGTACGGCGATGTTCGTGGTGCCCGCCGTACCGCATCTGCCGACGCACGCCGGTGTCGGCACCTGGCTGCAGATGGTCTACCTCGCCCTGTTCTGCAGCGTCTTCGCCTTCCTCGCCCAGACGTGGGCGGTCCAACGCACGTCCGCCAGCCGAGCCAGCCTGCTACTCGGCACCGAGCCGATCTGGGCCGTTGCCATCGGCATCAGCCTGGGCAACGAACGTCTCACCGTCCCGGCCGTCATCGGCGCCGCCCTCATGCTGGTCGGCACCACCTGGGGCCAGTCCATCGAACGCGCCCACCGCGAATCAGCACCCGAGCGTATCCACAGGGCGGACGCAGCCGCGGCGGGATGA
- a CDS encoding DUF1918 domain-containing protein, whose protein sequence is MKAAAGDQVVVESSHLSAHRREGQIVEVHDPNGAPPYLVHWTDTDTESLFFPGPDAHIVHTSS, encoded by the coding sequence GTGAAAGCTGCAGCAGGGGATCAGGTCGTGGTGGAGAGCAGCCACCTGTCGGCACACCGGCGCGAAGGGCAGATCGTCGAAGTACACGATCCGAACGGCGCACCGCCGTACCTCGTGCACTGGACAGACACCGACACCGAGTCACTGTTCTTCCCAGGTCCGGACGCCCACATCGTCCACACCAGTAGCTAG
- the yicI gene encoding alpha-xylosidase: MKFTDGYWQLRAGLTRLRPAEVESVQAGERDLTVFAPARRIERRGDTLNQPMFTVRFSSPARGVIGVRIARHLGGLPARPSYRLNADDEHPVKVEVGATEARLTSGELSVVIALEGPWDVRFEQDGKPLTNSGERSVGLITDADGKHYVHEQLALGVGETIYGLGERFGAFVKNGQVVDSWNADGGTSSEQAYKNVPFYLSSKGYGVLVDNPAHVSFEVGSEVTSRNQFSVEGEELGYYVFAGPTPKDVLRRYTALTGRPARVPAWSMGLWLSTSFTTDYTEETTSAFVDGMAARDLPLSVFHFDCFWMRQFHWCDFVWDPIAFPDPAGMVRRLKERGLRVSLWINPYIAQRSVLFEEGRRLGYLLKRPDGSVWQWDLWQAGMAIVDFTNPDATAWFRSKLQALIDIGVDCFKTDFGERIPTDVAWYDGSDPERMHNYYAQLYNAAVFGLLEENRGSGDAVLFARSATAGGQQFPVHWGGDCESTFEAMAESLRGGLSLASSGFGYWSHDIGGFEGTPDPAIFKRWVAFGLLSSHSRLHGSSSYRVPWAFDEEAVDVLRKFTKLKLSLMPYLVAAAEEAHRDGVPMMRPMVLEFPDDPAAAYLDRQYLLGPDLLVAPVMSFDNEVSFYLPRGRWTSLLTGEVVNGPAWVQQTHGFDSVPLFVREGAVIPIGAVDDRPEYDWADGVELRWFEPADGQVTTVALGDVVIELAYRAGEVESRVIEGTCERYTVKLSKTTSAAENTA, from the coding sequence ATGAAGTTCACCGATGGGTACTGGCAGTTGCGGGCGGGGCTGACCCGGTTGCGGCCGGCCGAGGTCGAGAGTGTGCAGGCCGGGGAGCGCGACTTGACCGTGTTCGCGCCGGCCCGGCGGATCGAACGGCGCGGGGACACGCTCAACCAGCCGATGTTCACGGTGAGGTTCTCCTCGCCGGCGCGCGGCGTGATCGGCGTCCGGATCGCGCGCCATCTCGGCGGGTTGCCCGCGCGACCGTCGTACCGGCTGAACGCCGATGACGAGCACCCGGTGAAGGTCGAGGTCGGCGCGACCGAGGCGCGGCTGACCTCCGGCGAGCTGAGCGTGGTGATCGCGCTCGAGGGGCCGTGGGACGTGCGGTTCGAGCAGGACGGCAAGCCGCTGACCAACTCCGGAGAGCGCAGCGTCGGCCTGATCACCGATGCCGACGGCAAGCATTACGTGCACGAGCAGCTGGCGCTCGGGGTCGGCGAGACGATCTACGGGCTGGGCGAGCGGTTCGGCGCGTTCGTCAAGAACGGTCAGGTGGTCGACAGTTGGAACGCCGACGGCGGTACGTCGAGCGAGCAGGCGTACAAGAACGTCCCGTTCTATCTGAGCAGCAAGGGGTACGGCGTACTTGTCGACAACCCTGCCCACGTGTCGTTCGAGGTCGGCTCGGAGGTCACGTCCCGCAACCAGTTCAGCGTCGAAGGCGAGGAGCTCGGGTACTACGTCTTCGCCGGCCCGACGCCGAAGGACGTGCTGCGCCGCTACACCGCCCTCACCGGACGACCCGCCCGCGTGCCCGCCTGGTCGATGGGGTTGTGGCTGTCGACCTCGTTCACGACGGACTACACCGAGGAGACGACGAGCGCGTTCGTCGACGGGATGGCGGCGCGGGACCTGCCGCTGAGCGTCTTCCATTTCGACTGTTTCTGGATGCGGCAGTTCCACTGGTGCGACTTCGTCTGGGACCCGATCGCGTTCCCGGATCCGGCCGGGATGGTCCGCCGCCTCAAGGAGCGCGGTCTGCGGGTCAGTCTGTGGATCAACCCGTACATCGCGCAGCGCTCGGTGCTGTTCGAGGAGGGCCGCCGGCTCGGGTACCTGCTGAAGCGCCCGGACGGCTCGGTCTGGCAATGGGACCTGTGGCAGGCCGGGATGGCGATCGTCGACTTCACCAACCCGGACGCGACCGCGTGGTTCCGCTCGAAGCTGCAGGCCCTGATCGACATCGGCGTCGACTGCTTCAAGACCGACTTCGGCGAGCGCATCCCGACCGATGTCGCCTGGTACGACGGTTCCGACCCGGAGCGGATGCACAACTACTACGCACAGCTCTACAACGCGGCTGTGTTCGGTCTGCTGGAGGAGAACCGGGGCTCGGGCGACGCGGTCCTCTTCGCGCGCTCGGCCACCGCCGGCGGGCAGCAGTTCCCGGTGCACTGGGGCGGCGACTGCGAGTCGACGTTCGAGGCGATGGCGGAATCGCTGCGTGGCGGGTTGTCTCTGGCGTCGTCGGGATTCGGCTACTGGAGTCACGACATCGGCGGGTTCGAGGGCACGCCGGATCCCGCGATCTTCAAGCGCTGGGTGGCGTTCGGGCTGCTCTCGTCGCACTCGCGGCTGCACGGCTCGTCGTCGTACCGTGTGCCGTGGGCGTTCGACGAGGAGGCGGTCGACGTACTGCGGAAGTTCACCAAGCTGAAGCTGTCGTTGATGCCGTATCTGGTCGCGGCCGCCGAAGAGGCGCATCGGGACGGGGTGCCGATGATGCGGCCGATGGTGCTGGAGTTCCCGGACGATCCCGCGGCGGCCTATCTGGACCGTCAGTACCTGCTGGGACCGGACCTGCTCGTCGCGCCGGTGATGAGCTTCGACAACGAGGTCTCGTTCTACCTGCCTCGCGGGCGTTGGACGTCGCTGCTGACCGGTGAGGTGGTGAACGGTCCGGCGTGGGTGCAGCAGACGCACGGGTTCGACTCCGTGCCGCTGTTCGTGCGGGAGGGTGCGGTGATCCCGATCGGCGCCGTCGACGACCGGCCTGAGTACGACTGGGCAGACGGGGTCGAACTGCGGTGGTTCGAGCCGGCTGACGGTCAGGTCACAACAGTCGCGCTCGGAGACGTTGTGATCGAGCTGGCGTACCGGGCCGGCGAGGTCGAGTCACGCGTGATCGAGGGCACCTGCGAGCGCTATACCGTCAAGCTCTCCAAGACGACGTCGGCTGCGGAGAACACCGCGTAG
- a CDS encoding SDR family oxidoreductase has product MTETAAQSGTQPAVRPVALVTGVGRTVGIGAGIARRLAVSGWDIAFSYWTAYDDRMRWGVQSGATDEIVKELGDLGATVAPIEADLVDPAAPEQIFTAAEQQLGKVTALVMCHCESVGSSILDTTIESFDRHFAVNARATWLLIREFAQRFTGTHGTGRIVALTSDHTVHNLPYGASKAALDRITLAAAHELSDLGITANVINPGPIDTGWMTDEVRAACLRQTPLGRLGTPQDTAHLVDFLCSPQGQWINAQLLKSNGGSA; this is encoded by the coding sequence ATGACCGAGACAGCGGCCCAGTCAGGGACTCAGCCAGCAGTCCGTCCAGTCGCCCTCGTCACCGGTGTCGGTCGTACCGTCGGTATCGGTGCCGGCATCGCCCGTCGGCTTGCCGTCTCAGGCTGGGACATCGCCTTCAGCTACTGGACGGCGTACGACGACCGCATGCGATGGGGCGTGCAGTCCGGTGCCACGGACGAGATCGTGAAGGAGCTCGGCGACCTCGGCGCGACTGTGGCGCCGATCGAGGCCGACCTCGTCGACCCAGCGGCTCCGGAGCAGATCTTCACCGCCGCCGAGCAGCAGCTGGGCAAGGTCACCGCGCTGGTGATGTGTCACTGCGAGTCCGTCGGCTCCAGCATCCTCGACACGACCATCGAGAGCTTCGACCGGCACTTCGCCGTCAACGCCCGTGCGACCTGGCTGCTGATCCGCGAGTTCGCCCAGCGCTTCACCGGAACCCACGGCACCGGCCGGATCGTCGCCCTGACCAGCGACCACACCGTCCACAATCTCCCGTACGGCGCCAGCAAGGCCGCGCTCGACCGCATCACCCTCGCGGCGGCGCACGAACTGTCCGACCTGGGTATCACCGCGAACGTGATCAACCCCGGCCCGATCGACACCGGGTGGATGACCGACGAGGTCCGCGCCGCCTGCCTCCGGCAAACCCCACTTGGCCGCCTCGGCACCCCTCAGGACACCGCGCACCTCGTCGACTTCCTCTGCTCACCCCAAGGCCAGTGGATCAACGCCCAACTCCTGAAGAGCAACGGCGGCTCGGCCTAG